A stretch of Magnetococcales bacterium DNA encodes these proteins:
- a CDS encoding helix-hairpin-helix domain-containing protein — protein EDAVNSVGVDVNTASPPLLERVSGLS, from the coding sequence TGGAGGATGCGGTCAACAGCGTCGGGGTGGATGTCAATACTGCCTCCCCACCGCTGTTGGAGCGGGTTTCGGGGTTGTCCTGA